From the Actinopolymorpha singaporensis genome, the window TCGTCGTCTGGCCGCAGGTGACCGGGATCGGCCTGGCCGCCGCGATCAGTGGCCTGGGCATCGGCATCACCTCGGTCGCCGCCAACGACATGGGCACCACCGTCGACGTGCACCTCAAGGGAACCGCTGCCGGGGTACTGAACACCGCGGCTCAGTTGGGCGCCGCGGTCGGCGTGGCCGCGATCGGGCTGATCGCGACGACAAACCAGCCCCGGGTCGCGTGGCTGGTGGTCGCGGCACTCGCGGCGGGTGCCGCCGTGGCCACCGCCTCCAGCAGGGTCGGCGGACGTTGAACGAGATCCCTCCCGTCGGCCGCGGACGGGTGGCCGTATTCGGCGGCCGGACCTGTTCTCCTTGACCGTCCTTCACGGACCGGGGTTACGTGGACGCGCGGCACCCGTCCGCGCCCAGCCACACCAGGAGGCCAGCGATGCACGACGCGATCGACCTGCGCGACCTCGCCGATTGGGAGATCCGCCAACTTCGTGAGACCGGTTTCGACGTGGCCGAGGAGGAGCGCCGACTGGCCGACCTCGCTGACGGCAGTGCCGCGGACCTCGGCGCCTTGCTGGACGACCTGGCGAAGAAGGAGGCCACCGACGACCGATCCGGGTGGTCCTACGTCGAACCCACCGACTGGGAGGAGCTGGCCGCGACCCTCACCGAGCCGGCACCGTCCGTGCCGCCCACCGGTGACGACCTCGCCAACCGCATCCACGGCGCGTGGCTGGGGCGGGTCGCCGGCAACATGCTGGGCAAGCCGGTCGAGTCCGGCGACCACTGGACACCCGCGCACCTGCGCTCCTACCTCGAGCTCGCTGATGCCTGGCCGCTGGACGACTACATCCCCCTGATGGATCCGGTGCCCGAGGGATACCGGATCCTGCCGAACGCCTCCCAGACGACGCGCGGCAACGTGCACGGCAGCTCACGCGACGACGACGTGGACTACACGGTCCTCGGACTCCATCTGCTCGAACAACATGGAACCGATCTCACACCGCACCTCGTGGCGGACGCGTGGCGGCTTCTGCTGCCACTGCACCAGACCTACACCGCCGAACGTGTGGCCTACCGCAATCTGGCACTCGGCCTGCACGCGCCGGCCACGGCGGTCTACCGCAACCCGTACCGCGAATGGATCGGTGCGCAGATTCGCGGCGACGCGTTCGGCTACGTGTTCCCCGGTGACCCGGCGTCGGCGGCTCGCCTCGCCTACCAGGATGCCGTGCTCTCCCATGTCGCCAACGGCGTTTACGGCGAGATGTGGGCGGCCGCGGTGGTGGCCGCCGCGTTCACCGCGGGTTCGGCCCGGGAGGCGCTGGAGGTCTCGTGCGGCGTGGTGCCACCCGCGTCGCGGCTCGCCGAAGCGCTGCGCGACGTACTGGACATGCA encodes:
- a CDS encoding ADP-ribosylglycohydrolase family protein — translated: MHDAIDLRDLADWEIRQLRETGFDVAEEERRLADLADGSAADLGALLDDLAKKEATDDRSGWSYVEPTDWEELAATLTEPAPSVPPTGDDLANRIHGAWLGRVAGNMLGKPVESGDHWTPAHLRSYLELADAWPLDDYIPLMDPVPEGYRILPNASQTTRGNVHGSSRDDDVDYTVLGLHLLEQHGTDLTPHLVADAWRLLLPLHQTYTAERVAYRNLALGLHAPATAVYRNPYREWIGAQIRGDAFGYVFPGDPASAARLAYQDAVLSHVANGVYGEMWAAAVVAAAFTAGSAREALEVSCGVVPPASRLAEALRDVLDMHARGLTWEAARTEIGERYGHYGWVHTINNAAVVAAGLLWGDGDFTQTITLTVLGGWDTDSNGATAGSVAGALVGAGAIPAHWVDPLEDRLRSALFGFDGSRISDLAGRTTRLAERFRVR